From a single Silene latifolia isolate original U9 population chromosome 6, ASM4854445v1, whole genome shotgun sequence genomic region:
- the LOC141586311 gene encoding GEM-like protein 1 has translation MDHPPPHQPPSTTTTDPTIPTPKPEPVPDHHPKPEPHSVEYAPYPTLDPNDVAPPPDPLLSQTTTGTTTLPTESNPYVSASPANTSSSQKAVETMKDVIGKWGKKAAEATTKAQDLAGNMWQHLKTNPSITDAAVSRISQQTKVLAEGGYEKVFKQTFETLPEEQLKKWYACYLSTSAGPVAGTLYLSTAKLAFCSDNPLSYQVGEKTEWSYYKMVIPLHQLKAVNPSASKINAAEKYIQIISVDGHEFWFMGFVYYDSAVKNLQEVVQTQNS, from the exons ATGGATCACCCTCCACCTCATCAACCACCCTCAACCACCACCACCGACCCAACCATCCCCACACCCAAACCCGAACCCGTACCCGATCACCACCCCAAACCCGAACCTCACTCGGTAGAATACGCACCATACCCGACCCTAGATCCAAACGACGTCGCTCCACCGCCGGATCCTCTCCTATCTCAAACAACCACCGGAACAACCACCTTACCTACCGAATCCAATCCCTATGTGTCCGCTTCTCCTGCCAACACCTCATCCTCTCAGA AAGCGGTGGAGACGATGAAGGATGTGATAGGGAAATGGGGAAAGAAGGCTGCTGAAGCTACTACTAAAGCTCAAGATCTTGCTGGCAATATGTGGCAACACT TGAAAACAAACCCTAGCATTACTGATGCTGCGGTTTCAAGGATCTCTCAGCAGACCAAAGTTCTTGCCGAAGGTGGTTACGAGAAGGTATTTAAGCAAACTTTTGAGACGCTTCCTGAGGAGCAGCTTAAAAAGTGGTATGCATGCTACTTGTCAACGTCTGCTGGCCCTGTTGCGGGAACTTTATACCTTTCAACAGCAAAGCTTGCATTCTGCAGCGACAATCCTCTTTCTTACCAAGTTGGTGAGAAAACTGAATGGAGTTATTACAAG ATGGTCATTCCCTTGCATCAGCTGAAAGCAGTAAATCCTTCAGCGAGTAAAATCAACGCTGCTGAAAAATACATTCAGATTATCTCAGTTGACGGTCATGAGTTCTGGTTCATGGGGTTTGTATATTATGACAGTGCTGTGAAAAATTTACAAGAAGTGGTACAAACGCAAAACTCATAG
- the LOC141587508 gene encoding uncharacterized protein LOC141587508 encodes MEYNIVAQGSEMVQLMSSTRDSNRKGKGPMNSDGEGSNDDRGGFILEEEPEASRGKFMLVGKLWASRPINVKAAIDTMVRLRNPIKAITGNVVDAKERTFVFRFDGERDKARVLEGQPWHFEKFVWCFNEPNESGKVTDVLLYHFPIWSRVYDLPISERSSEANIRRIGASLGTFLEADSGSNCELNRAIRVRIIRDIRKPLQATIPITMKDNKVVHFDVKYERLPIFCYRCGVMRHEEKDCEHGPYEEDELHFGEWLRASP; translated from the exons ATGGAGTATAACATAGTAGCACAGGGGAGCGAGATG GTACAGTTGATGAGTAGCACACGGGATTCGAACCGAAAGGGAAAGGGGCCGATGAACAGCGATGGCGAGGGGTCTAATGATGATCGAGGGGGTTTTATCTTGGAGGAGGAACCTGAGGCATCTCGTGGAAAATTCATGCTAGTCGGGAAGTTATGGGCTTCGAGGCCGATTAACGTGAAAGCGGCCATCGATACAATGGTGCGATTAAGGAATCCAATTAAAGCAATTACTGGTAATGTGGTGGATGCGAAAGAGAGGACATTCGTGTTTCGATTTGATGGAGAGCGTGATAAAGCGAGGGTTTTGGAAGGCCAACCATGGCATTTTGAGAAGTTTGTGTGGTGTTTCAATGAACCCAACGAATCAGGTAAGGTCACTGATGTACTTCTCTATCATTTTCCTATTTGGTCGAGAGTTTATGACCTCCCTATCTCGGAGAGATCCAGTGAAGCTAATATACGACGAATTGGTGCAAGCCTTGGTACGTTTTTGGAGGCTGATAGTGGCTCGAATTGTGAACTGAATAGGGCAATAAGAGTTCGTATTATCCGTGATATTCGAAAGCCTTTGCAAGCTACTATACCTATTACTATGAAGGATAATAAAGTAGTTCATTTTGATGTCAAATACGAAAGACTACCCATATTTTGTTATAGATGTGGGGTGATGAGGCATGAGGAGAAAGACTGCGAACACGGCCCTTATGAGGAAGATGAGCTACATTTCGGAGAGTGGCTGCGTGCCTCTCCCTAG
- the LOC141586308 gene encoding transcription factor bHLH143-like, producing the protein MGEDLKSWLHRRQLENQFPNSQSLIPPFDDPGMQNTRSPCVTPYTIAAPTDSTSPTVGFSGVPNIKSGPLKEQHGWFYCLPRSRQCLVRDKTLDDKCTSKTNQPNNIPSAGREIYGESNSPTNGSGPAIKQFLVFDQTGDKTTMMFASGIGTSIPRPTTWTHRPTCYYNFNEDEDALRITRDVLHSGPNLADGHRSDERSDMRENSEEINALLYSEEEDDDSDDGEEASTGNSPSTMTAFEKQEWVNEEVMDEVASSAGPMKRQKLSRSGHQVPPVKYPSHIEQTRSSEYEDDAESSCAMPFRETNSSPGNKRMRREKIRETVRILQTILPGGKGKDAITVLDEAIHYLKTLKFKAESLALSGGCE; encoded by the coding sequence ATGGGAGAGGACTTAAAGTCCTGGTTACATCGACGACAACTGGAAAATCAGTTTCCAAATTCCCAATCCTTGATACCACCATTTGACGATCCAGGGATGCAAAATACAAGATCTCCTTGTGTAACACCTTACACTATTGCAGCTCCTACGGATAGTACCTCGCCTACTGTTGGATTTTCAGGAGTGCCCAATATCAAATCTGGGCCATTGAAGGAGCAGCATGGTTGGTTTTATTGTCTGCCTCGCTCTAGGCAGTGTCTTGTACGAGATAAGACATTGGATGATAAGTGTACCTCCAAAACCAACCAACCCAATAACATTCCTTCTGCTGGTCGTGAAATTTATGGGGAGTCTAACTCTCCCACTAATGGCAGTGGACCGGCTATCAAGCAATTTCTTGTATTTGATCAGACTGGTGACAAGACGACGATGATGTTTGCTTCTGGGATTGGCACTTCAATCCCGCGGCCAACCACCTGGACCCATAGGCCGActtgttattataattttaacGAGGATGAAGATGCACTCAGAATTACGAGGGATGTACTTCATTCAGGACCTAATTTGGCTGATGGTCATAGGAGTGACGAGAGAAGTGACATGCGTGAAAACTCAGAGGAGATCAATGCCTTGCTTTACTCAGAGGAAGAAGACGATGACAGCGATGATGGTGAGGAAGCAAGCACCGGGAATTCCCCTAGTACAATGACTGCTTTCGAGAAGCAGGAATGGGTGAATGAAGAAGTAATGGATGAAGTTGCTAGTTCTGCAGGACCCATGAAACGACAGAAACTCTCTAGAAGTGGCCATCAAGTTCCTCCTGTAAAGTACCCTAGTCATATCGAGCAGACTAGGTCCTCTGAATATGAAGATGACGCTGAATCTAGCTGTGCAATGCCATTTAGGGAGACGAACTCATCACCGGGGAATAAAAGAATGAGAAGAGAGAAAATACGCGAGACAGTGAGAATCTTGCAGACCATACTTCCTGGTGGAAAGGGCAAGGATGCAATTACGGTATTAGATGAAGCCATTCACTATTTGAAAACCCTGAAATTCAAAGCCGAATCTCTAGCCCTTTCCGGAGGCTGCGAATAA